In Pantoea agglomerans, the genomic stretch TCACCTCTTTTTCCAGCTCAGAGACTGGCTTATTACGCAGCACCGTCCAGATCACCACGGCACCCAGCAGATCAAACACCGCCAGCGCGGCGAACAGCGGGCTGAAGCCCAGCGTGTCGGCCAGCGCGCCCACCACCAGCGCAAACAGGGTGCTGGCCGTCCAGGCTGCCATGCCGGTCAGCCCGTTAGCGGTCGCCACTTCATTACGGCCAAAAACGTCGGAGGAGAGGGTAATCAGCGCGCCGGAGAGCGCCTGATGAGCGAAGCCGCCGACGCAGAGCAGGGCGATAGCGACATAAGGGCTGGTGAAAAGGCCGATGGTGCCGGGGCCAATCATCAGCACCGCGCCCATGGTGACCACCAGCTTGCGCGACACGATCAGGTTCACGCCGAACCAGCGCTGAAACAGCGGCGGCAGATACCCGCCGAGGATGCAGCCGAGATCGGCGAACAGCATCGGCATCCAGGCGAACAGCGCAATCTCTTTCAGGTTGAAGCCATAGACCTTAAACATAAACAGCGGGATCCAGGCGTTAAAGGTGCCCCAGGCCGGTTCCGCCAGGAAGCGCGGCAGCGCGATGCCCCAGAACTGGCGGTTGCGCAGGATCTGACGCGCCGACATTTTTTTCGTGTTGCCGGTCTGATGCTGCGCTTCCTGACCGGAAATAATGTACTGACGCTCCTCCTCGCTGAGTTTGGTCTGCTGCTTCGGATGTTTATAGAAGATCAGCCAGCAGATCGCCCAGAGCAGGCTCAGCACGCCGGTAATGATAAACGCCATCTGCCAGCTGTGCGCCACGATCGCCCACACCACCAGCGGCGGCGCCAGCATCGCGCCGATAGAGGAGCCGACGTTGAAGTAGCCCACGGCGATCGAGCGCTCCTTAGCCGGGAACCATTCGCTGCTCGCCTTCAGCCCCGCCGGGATCATCGCCGCTTCCGCCGCGCCCACCGCGCCGCGCGCCAGCGCGAATCCGCCCCAGCTGCCGGCCATCGCCGTGGCAGCGCAGAAGATTGCCCACAGCACGGCGAACACGGCATAGCCGACTTTGGTGCCGAGCAGATCGAGCACGTAACCGGCGACCGGCTGCATAAGGGTATAGCAGGCGGAGTAGGCCGCCACGATGTAGGAGTATTGTTGGGTGGTGATATGTAAATCGGTCTGGAGCGTCGGTGCGGCGACGGCGATGGTATTGCGGGTGAGATAACCCAGCACGGTGCCCAGCGTCACCAGGCCGATCATATACCAGCGTAGCCCTTTAATCTTACGCATCTTTTACCTCTTCCAGTGTTCTCTTTGCGGTCTTGCCGCTGTTGTTATCTGGAGCGGGACAACCGTGATCCGACCTAATCTCACGCCCGCAGGCCGCACAAAAGCGACCCTGTGTTTACCTTGCCATTACGGAGCGAGAGCGTAACTTGTTATACAACTTTAAAAGTTGAGAGCCATCACAAAAGCCCCTTTTGCAATGTGGGATACTTTAAACAGGCGTCAGTACAGCCATTTAGCACGCTGTGGAGAGCAAAAACGTCCATGAGACCAGGGAATTACTGCTGTTTATGTGAGCGAGATCTCAAAAAATTCTGTGGTGGGCTAAAATTGGTATGATAACTTTGAGCGCATTAAGGCTCTATCCAAGAGGAAGCAAGCATGTCGCGTTTTATGACCGAGGATTTTTTACTGGATACCGAATTTGCCCGTCGTCTTTACCATGACTACGCAAAGGATCAGCCGATTTTCGACTATCACTGCCATCTTCCTCCGCAGCAGATTGCCGAAAATTACCGCTTTGCCAACCTCTATGATATCTGGCTGAAAGGCGATCACTACAAATGGCGCGCCATGCGCGCGAACGGCGTACCGGAGGCGTTCTGCACCGGCGACGCCAGCGACCGCGAAAAATTCAACGCCTGGGCGCGCACCGTGCCGCACACCATTGGCAACCCGCTCTATCACTGGACGCACCTCGAGCTGCGTCGCCCCTTCGGCATCACCGACACCTTGCTCTCTGAGAAAACCGCCGACGCCATCTGGGATCGCTGCAATGCGCTGCTGGCGCAGGATGACTTTACCGCGCGCGGCATCATGCAGCAGATGAACGTGAAGATGGTTGGCACCACCGACGATCCGCTGGATGATCTGCAGCATCACCGGGCGCTGGCGCAGGATGGCAGCTTTGACGTCAAGGTGCTGCCGAGCTGGCGTCCGGATAAAGCCTTTAATATCGAAGCGGACGGCTTCCTCGCCTGGATTGAGAAGCTCGAATCACTGACCGACATTAGCGTGCGCCGCTTCGACGATCTGCGCAGCGCGCTCAGCAAGCGTCTCGACTACTTCGCCGAGCACGGCTGCAAGGTGTCGGACCACGCGCTCGACGTGGTGCTCTACGCCGAAGCGGACGACGCGACGCTGGACGCCATTCTCGCCGCCCGCCGCGCCGGCAAGACGCCGGATGCAGAGGCGATCGCGCAGTTTAAAACCGCCGTGCTGGTGTGGCTGGGGGGGGGAAATATGCGCGTCGCGGCTGGGTGCAGCAGTACCATATCGGCGCGCTGCGCAACACCAACCGCCGCCAGTTCGAGCTGCTCGGCCCGGATGTGGGCTTTGACTCCATTAACGATCGGCCGCTGGCGGAACCGCTGGCGAAGCTGCTCGGCGCGCAGAATCTGCATAACGCGCTGCCGAAAACCATCCTCTACTGCCTGAACCCGCGCGACAACGAGGTGCTGGCGACCATGGCGGGCAATTTCCAGGGCGAAGGCGAGGCGGGCAAAATGCAGTTCGGCT encodes the following:
- a CDS encoding MFS transporter translates to MRKIKGLRWYMIGLVTLGTVLGYLTRNTIAVAAPTLQTDLHITTQQYSYIVAAYSACYTLMQPVAGYVLDLLGTKVGYAVFAVLWAIFCAATAMAGSWGGFALARGAVGAAEAAMIPAGLKASSEWFPAKERSIAVGYFNVGSSIGAMLAPPLVVWAIVAHSWQMAFIITGVLSLLWAICWLIFYKHPKQQTKLSEEERQYIISGQEAQHQTGNTKKMSARQILRNRQFWGIALPRFLAEPAWGTFNAWIPLFMFKVYGFNLKEIALFAWMPMLFADLGCILGGYLPPLFQRWFGVNLIVSRKLVVTMGAVLMIGPGTIGLFTSPYVAIALLCVGGFAHQALSGALITLSSDVFGRNEVATANGLTGMAAWTASTLFALVVGALADTLGFSPLFAALAVFDLLGAVVIWTVLRNKPVSELEKEVTPPQATPLRS